CTCTCGTTGCTGGCGCGGGAGCGGCTGCGACATTTTCACGAGGAGACGGGAGTCGATCCCGGCTACCGGCCGGTGGGCTACCTCTTCATGGCCAAGACGGAGGCGCAGCTGCGGAGCCTGCGGGCGGCGATGGCCGTCCAGCGGGCGGCGGGCCTGACGGACGTGCGGGAGGTGGACCAGGCGGACCTCCGCCGACTCTCCCCGTCCGTGCGCGCCGACGATCTGATCGGCGGGATCTTCGGACCCACCGACGGGTACATCGTGCCGCTGGAGATCATGCGCGGGTTGCTCGAGGCGGCACAGCGGTTGGGGGTGGCGTTCGAGTACGGGTGCGGACCCGCGGCGTGTCTCGTGGACGGCGACCGCATCGTGGGGGTGCGGACCGGCCGGGAGGACGTGGCGACGCGCCGGGTGGTCAACGCCGCGGGGGCCTGGGCCGGGCTGGTGGCGCGGACGGCCGGCGTGGAGATTCCCGTCAGTCCGCTGCGGCGGCAGACCGCCGTCACCCAGCCGTTTCCCCGGCTGCCGGGTGAGACGCCGATGACCATCAACGTGGACGACGGCTTCCACTTCCGGGTTCGGGACGGGCGGGCGTGGTTGCTGTGGCCCCAGGATACGCCCACCGTGGATCCGTTTGACACGACCTTCGACCGGGAATGGTTGGACGGGCTGCTGCCCCGGGCCTACGACCGCGTGCCCTGCCTCCGCGAGGCGGAGATCGATCTGGGCCGGTGCTCGTGCGGGCTCTACGAGATGTCCCCGGACAAACACGCGCTGGTCGGGCCGGCGCCGGGGATGGACGGGCTGTATCTGATCAACGGCTCCTCGGGACACGGGGTGATGCACTCCGCGGTGCTCGGCCAGCTGCTCGCCGAAATCATGCTCGACGGGCGCGCCCACACGCTGGACATCCACGCCCTTCGTCCGACGCGGTTCGCCGAAGGCCAGCCCAACCCCCAGTCTGAGATCCTGTAGCGCGTCTCGTGGAGGGTCCCGCGGACCGCACATCCGCCGCCGCGCACGCAGACCGCGCGGGGCGGTCGCTCGACGAGGCCGACGTTCACCCGGATCCGTTCGTCCAGTT
The sequence above is drawn from the bacterium genome and encodes:
- a CDS encoding FAD-binding oxidoreductase, translating into MVIIGAGVMGASVAYHLARRGCRDVVVLEQFDASGLGSTGKATGGFRSQFTTEVYVRLSLLARERLRHFHEETGVDPGYRPVGYLFMAKTEAQLRSLRAAMAVQRAAGLTDVREVDQADLRRLSPSVRADDLIGGIFGPTDGYIVPLEIMRGLLEAAQRLGVAFEYGCGPAACLVDGDRIVGVRTGREDVATRRVVNAAGAWAGLVARTAGVEIPVSPLRRQTAVTQPFPRLPGETPMTINVDDGFHFRVRDGRAWLLWPQDTPTVDPFDTTFDREWLDGLLPRAYDRVPCLREAEIDLGRCSCGLYEMSPDKHALVGPAPGMDGLYLINGSSGHGVMHSAVLGQLLAEIMLDGRAHTLDIHALRPTRFAEGQPNPQSEIL